GAATCAGCGGCCTCTACGGCCAGAAACAGTTCAACGGGCTTACTCGGTTCGAGCCTTTCTCCGCCAACGGCTACCCAGGCGTGATCTACGATGCGGCAACCAACTCCATGCCAGGAAACTGCGCCCTGGCAGTCGGTCTCCGCGACGACCTCACCTACACCATCAGCGTGGGCCTCGATGTCCTCAAGCATCCTTTCGCCGAAGGCTGCGAACTGGGCAAAAAGGTCGCCGGATACGTAATCCAGTATCTCCAGAAGGGGGGCCATTGATGCCGGACGGCTACACCGGCGCAGATGTCTACACCCGGATGCACCGCTACGGCGGCAATACGACCTCCCTGGACAACGACCAACAGGCGGCCGATGCGCTCAAGTCGGCCCATGAAACCCACGAAGGGCCGTATCGGTCCACGCCGATTGAGGAGACCAGGTTTGCGTACACCACGATGGTGTCCTGGTACCTGTGCTCGGCGTGATCGAACACGCCACCGCAGGTGATCAACCGCAGCTGTGGTTTGTCCGTGTTGCTGAAGACCGCCTGGGTCGGGAGTGTCCTTGCGAACCTGATCCTTGTGGTCGACAACGAACTTCAGCTTCTTGCCGTCGCTGCGCTCGACGCCGACGCGGACGCCCTTGAGCCTGGAGAAAACGCCCGGCTGGTGGTTGCCGTCCACATGCCCGAGCACGATCGCCGGACCCACTTCGCCGGGGGCCGGGGAAAGCCGGTACCAGGCGGCCTGCGTCGGCGTTTTCACCGAGGGCACGGAAATCTGGCTGTCCTTGCCGGGCAGCACGGTGATTCGCGAGGATTTGGCGCCGATTCCGGGGATCTCCACCGAGGTCGGCCGCAAACCGGCGAACGGCTTCACGACCGGCACCGAGGTGCTGGACGGCGCCGGATCGTCGACGAATCTGTCACCCATTGCAGACACTGTGATACCGTCCGTACTGTTCGTCGAGAAGGCTGGGGAGGGCTTTCATGACTGATGACGCCGTCGAGCGCGTCCGGCACCTACCCGCAGACATGCAAGGCCCACTGGCACCGGGGTACAAGTACGTCCGGGACAAAACACCGGAGCAGGCCGCGAAGGAAGCCGCCGACGCTCAGGCGCAGGCCAACGAGGGCATGTCCAGCGGAGGCGGCGGATACCGGCTGACTCCGGAACTGCTCAAGGAGATCGTCACCGAGATCGACGACATCCTCGACTGGATCAAGACCGACGTCAGACCACAGGCGCGGCAACTCACCTCCTTCAAGCCGATGGGTGATGAAGTCGCCAGCATCGCCTACGTGCAAGACGCCAACGCCGCCGGCCAGTCCTACAGCAACTATCTCAACTCAGTCGTTGCAGAGTTGATGCGCCAGAGGGATGCCTTTCAGCAGGCCCTGGATACTTACCAGAAGCAAGAAGCCCAGGCCGCCGACCATCTGAAAGGCTTCCGTCCCCAAGATGACTAGCCGTTACCCCGTCACCGTCAGCCTCGCTGCAGCCGCTGTTGTCCTTGCCGGGTGTGCGGGCGAGTCCGGGATCGCTGCCCCAGCGTCTCCTGCACCGCCGACTTCCACCGGGCTTCGTTTCGGCGCACCGGCCGTACCCGCCCCGTTGAACCCGGCGTCAATCGAGAAGGCACCGTGCGACGCGATGACCGCAGACCAGGTCGCCAGCCTGGGCGCACCACTCAAGACCGCAAGGTCAAAGCCCGCGGACCCGACCGGACCCGCCTGCAGCTGGATCTTCGACTACGAAGACGTCATCTCGGCAGTAACCGGTGCAGTATTCACCGCGGACCCCACCCACGGCGGAATCAGCGGACTCTACGGCCAGAAACAGTTCAACGGGCTTACCCGGTTCGAGCCGTTCTCCGCCAACGGCTACCCAGGCGTGATCTACGATGCGGCAACCAACTCCCCGCCGGGTAGCTGCGGGCTGGCAGTTGGTCTCCGCGACGATCTCACCTACACCATCAGCGTAGATATCGACGGTCTCAAACACCCTTTCGCCGAAGGCTGCGAACTGGGCAAAAAGGTCGCCGGATACGTCATCCAGTATCTCCAGAAGGGAGGCCGCTGATGCCTGACGGCTACACCGGTGCGGATGTCTACGCCCGGATGCATCGTTACGGTGGTAACACCGCTTCCCTCGACGCCGGGCAGCAGGCGGCCGACGCACTCAAAGCGGCCCACGAAACCCTGATGACCAGGATCGCCCGCCTGCAAGGCAAGATGGACGCGTCCTGGGAAGGTGACGCTGCGGGCAAAGCTCAGGCCGGGTTGACTCCGCTGCTGGAAACCTCTCAGCAGGCGTCCGAAGATCTCGGGCGCAGCGCCCAGTCGCTTACCGCGCAGAACGGCGGCTTCCACGGCACGCTGAACAAACTCGCGCCCATGGACACCAACCGTCCCGACACGAACGATCTGGCGAGCTACAACCCGTTCGGCGCGAGTGATTCGGAAAAAGCCGCAGCGCGGTGGGATGACGCGGACAGGAACAACAAGGAAGCCTACGGGGCTTACGTCGCCACCACCGATGGAAACCGCAATTCGTCGGCCAAGGACTATCCGGTCCTGAACGCCGCGCCGGCGGGGCTGTCCGTCAACCTCACCCCGAGTGGCAAAGGGACGCCGGGTGGTATCGACGGAACTGGCGGCAGCGGCGGGCACGGCGTGGGCCGCCACGGCGGCTGGTATTCGCCCAGCACGGGCAGCACCGGCAACACCGGCCAGGTCGGCAGTTCGGCGTCGCCGCCTGTCATCGACTCCTCTCACGCTCCCGGCAGTGAGAATTCTCCTGCGCAGCACGCCACGGCACCGGATTCCACAACGGTGGCCGGGTACACGCCCAAAGCTCCGGTCAGCAATGCGCCCGGGTTCGGCACCGGGTTGCTGCCGACGTTCGGTCCGAACAGCAGCGGCACGGATTCGGTGGTCGGCGGCGGCTTCGGCGGCCCAGGAGGCAGTTTCGGCACTCCGGGCAGTGGGTTCGGCGCGCCGGGCAGCGGCGGGGAAAGCAGTCTCGGCGGGCGGACCGGCGCCGGAGGCAGCTCTGGTGCGCGCAGCGGAGCCGGCGGCGGGCGGCAGCTCGGCGCCGGAAAGGGAACTGGTACGGGAACCCCGGCAGGCGGCCAGAGCGCCGCACGCGCTGGCGGCGCCGCCGGAGGGCCTGGCGCCAAGGGTTCGCCGGGCATGGGCGGCATGGGTGCCGGAGCGGGGAAGGGCAAGGGCACCGAGGACGAGGAGCACCAGCGGAAGGTGACTTACCTCGACGAGGATGTCGACGAGCTGTTCGGTGGCTATCCCGACGGTATGCGCCCGACCCCACCCACCATCGGAGCCTGACACCTTGCTTCGCTCTCCCCTGCGGTTTTCCCGCGCCGGTTACCAGAATCTGGTCCGCCGTCTCGACCGCACAGACCCGCACCCGACCCTGATCGGCGGGGAAAAGTGGTACCCGGAGGAAGAACAGGTCCGGCAGGACTCGAACGCGGACGCCGAACTGGCCGCCACGGGCTGGCCGGCCCGCGACTTCGCCGAGGTCATCGGTCTCCTGCAACGGCCTTCCGTTGACCGCTATTGCTGGGCCCGGATCAACGGCCGCGACCTGACTTTGCAGGCCGCGTCGGCCGGGCGCGACGCGGTCCTCGCCATCGCCGGCCAGGACACGATCACCCTTTTCCCCAGCTCCGCGGAAGCCGTTGCCTGGGATCTGGTGGCCGCGCTACCGGACACCCCGCCGGCCGCGAACCTGCATTCGCTGTCCTGCTCGGAAGCCGACTACCGCGCGGCGCTCTCCGGCAATCCGCCGGCCACCCGCACGAACAGCGCCCGCGACGCACGTCGCGCCGTCGAGTGGATGCAGGCGCCTCGGGTCCACACCGGACGGCTGTACGTCGCGATCCGCCGTGGTACCGAACGGATCCGCAACGAACACCCGCCCTACTGGATCGACACCGAGCAAGGCCGGTTCACCGCAACGGTCACCAACGGCTGGCTCAGCATCGGCCGAGCCCGCATCGACGACCTCACCCGGATGCTGCACACCATCGAAGCCGGCCTGCGCGCCTGACCTCGCTCCGTCGGCAACGGGGCCGTGAGGATTCACCAGTTCACGCGCAAGGCACCGCGGAAACGGTGACAAACCCGGCGAGTCCCACTGAAAACGTGACGTTGTTCAGCCCAGCGCGGTCAGCAAATCCTGCCAAAGGTCCTCGGGATCCTCCAGCCCGACCGAGAACCGGATGAGCCCCGGCGGCACCCGGTCCTCGCCCGGCAGCCAGGCACGCCGCTCGATCAGGCTTTCCACCCCGCCGAGGCTGGTCGCCGGGCGAATCAGCCGCACTGCCGCGCACACCCGGTCCGCAGCGTCCGCATCCGGCAACTCGAATGCCACCATCATCCCGAAACCGGGGTAACGAACCTTCGTTATCTGCAGGTGTTCCGACAATCGCGAAGCCAGCAGCTCCGCGGTGCGCGTTTGTTCTGCCAATCGCACCGGCAACGTACGCAACCCGCGCAACGCGAGCCACGCTTCGAGTGCGCCAGGAGTGGAACCGAGCCGCGTACGCGCCGCGCGCAGGTCACGCCCCGCTGCCTCGTCGCGCGCGACTGCGACGCCGAGTAGAAGATCGCTGTGTCCACCGATCAGCTTCGTCGCGCTGTGCACCACGATGTCCGCACCCAGTGACAACGGCTGCTGGCGCAACGGCGTCGCGAAGGTGTTGTCGACGACGACGCGGCCTCGCGTACCCCGCGCAATGGTCTCAATCTCCATCACGTCGAGCGTCGGGTTGGTCGGTGACTCAAGCCAGAGAAGGTCGGCGTCACAGTCAAGCCACGCCTGGGTGTCCGTGGGCTCCAGCTCAGTGACGGTCAGCCGCCCAAGCTGCTGCGCGTGCTGAAGCGCGCCACGCGTGACGGCGTAGCTGAACGTCGGCACCGCGACTGTGGACCCGACCGGCAACGAGTCCAGGACAGCGGACAACGTCGCAACGCCCGAGCCGTACGCCGTCGCGTAGCCGCCTTCGAGCGACCCGACGACTTCTTCGAACGCAGCCCAGGTATCCGTCCCGTCCGAGCGCGCGTACACCGAGTCCCCGCCAGCTTCGTACGTGCTTGTGGCCACGATCGGCGTGTTGAGCGGCTCACCGGGACCGTGCGGCCGTCCCGCCGCAATCGCCCGTGTACGCGGAGTCCAGTCGTCCATGCAGACACGGTAACCAGGTGCTTGTCCGGTCGCAGCGACGAAAGTCACCGAGCAGCACGTCAGTGCGCGTACACCGGAGTAACGGAGTCCCCGCGGTGGGCGGGGTACTCCACCACCTGCTGGAAGGTCGGCCGGTTCTGGGTGCTGATCTTGCCGTGCGCGATGCCGCCGAGCGGTCTCTGGATCACCGTGTCCGCACACCACTGGTCACCGGCCGAGCAATCGCTGTCACCCGGGTACACGGTGTGCGCCGGCTGAGCCGAGGCCTGCGTGAGCGAATCGACGAGCGCGGTGCGGCAAGCGCCGAGGTCGCCGCCCCCGCAGAACTTCGCGCCCAGCGGCCCGGCCACCGGCTGCCCGAGCACCGTACGCAGATCCTTGCTTACGTACCCCCACCAGCCGTGCTGGTAGGAGGAACCCTGGTGCGGCTGGCCAACATGCTTGCCCAGCACCTCGTTCTGGAATCCGGACGGGCTTTCGTTGATCTGCAGCACATTCGTCATCGCGGTGAACGCGGCGTCGCCCATCGCCGGTTTGAACTCCGCGCTGACCAGCAGTGGCCACCAGGCGTCCATGATCCGGATCGCGTCCGCGTCGTTGTATTTCTTGCTGCCCCGAGCCGATTCCACACGCTGGTGCCCGTGCTCCAGCCAGGTTTTCAGCTTCGCTTCGGCATCCGCGGCCGCGCCGGTGAGCGGGGCCTTGTCCAAGATCTGCACCAGCAACGGCAGGATCTTCTCGGCACGCAGGTCGGCGAGCGCGGCATCCGCCATGGCCTGCGTCAGGTTCACCCGGGTCACCTTGGTGCCGCTGGAAATCAGCGCCTTGACCCGGGCATCGAGCAGATCCGCACGGTGGACGGCGGACTTGTCCGCGCCCCCGGAGGCGTACCCGTCGGCCTGTGCGTTGTTCCAGCTGACGTAGTAGTCCTGGTTCACCGACTGCGGATGCTGCGCCGCCGGCGTGTAGTCCGCCTTGTTCCCGGCAGGGTTCCAGCCCTGCCAGTCGAAGCCGCGATCGCCCCAGGTCGGCATCATCGGGTCGGCCTTCGGGCTACGCACCGGGTTCGCACCCGAGTTGAAGTACGCGACGTCCTTCGAGTCGGCGTAGAACCAGTTGAAGGTGAAGTTGACGGCTCCGGCGGCCTTCTGGAAGTCCGCGGCGGAGCGGACGAAGTCCGGGTCGTTGAACTCCTGGAACCCGATCAGCGAGTCCGCCTCGTGGAGGTACGAGGAGCGCAACGACGAGTAGGCCACCGGTTTCCCGCCGACCGTGGCCCGCGCGGTGACCGGACCGTACTTCGTGCGGTAACTACG
This Amycolatopsis sulphurea DNA region includes the following protein-coding sequences:
- a CDS encoding PE domain-containing protein produces the protein MTDDAVERVRHLPADMQGPLAPGYKYVRDKTPEQAAKEAADAQAQANEGMSSGGGGYRLTPELLKEIVTEIDDILDWIKTDVRPQARQLTSFKPMGDEVASIAYVQDANAAGQSYSNYLNSVVAELMRQRDAFQQALDTYQKQEAQAADHLKGFRPQDD
- a CDS encoding DUF3558 domain-containing protein, coding for MTSRYPVTVSLAAAAVVLAGCAGESGIAAPASPAPPTSTGLRFGAPAVPAPLNPASIEKAPCDAMTADQVASLGAPLKTARSKPADPTGPACSWIFDYEDVISAVTGAVFTADPTHGGISGLYGQKQFNGLTRFEPFSANGYPGVIYDAATNSPPGSCGLAVGLRDDLTYTISVDIDGLKHPFAEGCELGKKVAGYVIQYLQKGGR
- a CDS encoding WXG100 family type VII secretion target — protein: MPDGYTGADVYARMHRYGGNTASLDAGQQAADALKAAHETLMTRIARLQGKMDASWEGDAAGKAQAGLTPLLETSQQASEDLGRSAQSLTAQNGGFHGTLNKLAPMDTNRPDTNDLASYNPFGASDSEKAAARWDDADRNNKEAYGAYVATTDGNRNSSAKDYPVLNAAPAGLSVNLTPSGKGTPGGIDGTGGSGGHGVGRHGGWYSPSTGSTGNTGQVGSSASPPVIDSSHAPGSENSPAQHATAPDSTTVAGYTPKAPVSNAPGFGTGLLPTFGPNSSGTDSVVGGGFGGPGGSFGTPGSGFGAPGSGGESSLGGRTGAGGSSGARSGAGGGRQLGAGKGTGTGTPAGGQSAARAGGAAGGPGAKGSPGMGGMGAGAGKGKGTEDEEHQRKVTYLDEDVDELFGGYPDGMRPTPPTIGA
- a CDS encoding ESX secretion-associated protein EspG, which translates into the protein MLRSPLRFSRAGYQNLVRRLDRTDPHPTLIGGEKWYPEEEQVRQDSNADAELAATGWPARDFAEVIGLLQRPSVDRYCWARINGRDLTLQAASAGRDAVLAIAGQDTITLFPSSAEAVAWDLVAALPDTPPAANLHSLSCSEADYRAALSGNPPATRTNSARDARRAVEWMQAPRVHTGRLYVAIRRGTERIRNEHPPYWIDTEQGRFTATVTNGWLSIGRARIDDLTRMLHTIEAGLRA
- a CDS encoding trans-sulfuration enzyme family protein; this encodes MDDWTPRTRAIAAGRPHGPGEPLNTPIVATSTYEAGGDSVYARSDGTDTWAAFEEVVGSLEGGYATAYGSGVATLSAVLDSLPVGSTVAVPTFSYAVTRGALQHAQQLGRLTVTELEPTDTQAWLDCDADLLWLESPTNPTLDVMEIETIARGTRGRVVVDNTFATPLRQQPLSLGADIVVHSATKLIGGHSDLLLGVAVARDEAAGRDLRAARTRLGSTPGALEAWLALRGLRTLPVRLAEQTRTAELLASRLSEHLQITKVRYPGFGMMVAFELPDADAADRVCAAVRLIRPATSLGGVESLIERRAWLPGEDRVPPGLIRFSVGLEDPEDLWQDLLTALG